One genomic segment of Polynucleobacter sp. MWH-UH2A includes these proteins:
- a CDS encoding outer membrane protein codes for MKKIAFLLLVLLAPIAYGQSQNFEGFGLSFDYSLNSITDKSNPGGSATSNSGIPSITADAYKAINDQWLVGIYGTYDLGTTDTSGSDPDAHHPIEAGAKVGYAITEKLLGYVKLGYSWSKYSSPGYYQWINGPSYGLGVEYLLTKNLFTRAEISQQNYKTVYWSDGSSDKVNINSYGVSIGWRF; via the coding sequence GTGAAAAAAATTGCGTTCTTACTTTTGGTATTGCTAGCACCGATTGCCTACGGGCAGTCCCAAAATTTTGAAGGTTTTGGCCTTTCGTTTGATTACTCCCTAAACTCCATTACAGATAAATCCAATCCAGGCGGATCTGCAACTAGTAATAGTGGTATTCCGAGTATTACTGCAGATGCTTACAAAGCCATCAACGATCAATGGTTAGTTGGCATCTATGGAACCTATGATTTGGGCACAACAGATACTTCTGGATCTGACCCTGATGCGCATCACCCGATAGAGGCGGGTGCAAAAGTTGGCTACGCCATCACAGAAAAACTTCTGGGCTATGTAAAGCTTGGATACTCTTGGTCAAAATATTCATCACCAGGTTATTACCAATGGATTAATGGACCTAGTTACGGACTCGGTGTGGAATATCTGCTAACCAAGAATCTATTTACCAGGGCGGAGATTTCACAACAGAACTACAAAACGGTTTACTGGAGCGATGGCTCTAGCGATAAGGTAAACATCAACTCTTATGGCGTTTCTATCGGTTGGCGCTTCTAA
- the rlmD gene encoding 23S rRNA (uracil(1939)-C(5))-methyltransferase RlmD, which translates to MRRGDKPVNIEVTEPITVTSLDLDAQGIARLTPTEQYDPESSGKVIFIKGALPTELVTYTITSDKARFAKAKVREILKPAVFRAQPKCAAFGVCGGCTMQHLDIRAQVAMKQRVLEDDLQHIAKVTPEEILRPMGGPTWEYRHRARLSAVNRSIKKGTVLIGFHEGKSGYVADMLACEILPKHLSDLLPEMRKLVMGLSIVDRMPQIEIAVGEPEEPNSEDPIKAAPVTALVFRNLKPLTKADEDLLRAFADRHKVWIWLQPKGIETVAPFYPETGKLCYRLPEFEIEMPFKPADFTQVNHMMNRSLVSKAIRLLEVKETDRVLDLFCGIGNFTLPLARKAKQVLGIEGLATLTTRAKANAQHNGLADKASFMQSDLFEVTTETIASWGKANRWLMDPPREGAMEICRALAELHDQKSNLLPEHIVYVSCNPKTLARDADILCHQAGYTLKGAGIVNMFPHTSHVESMAVFHKK; encoded by the coding sequence ATGCGTAGAGGGGATAAGCCAGTCAATATTGAAGTGACTGAGCCCATTACTGTTACCTCCCTCGATTTAGATGCCCAAGGGATAGCACGCCTTACCCCGACTGAGCAGTATGATCCAGAATCTAGCGGTAAAGTGATTTTTATTAAAGGCGCCTTGCCTACTGAACTGGTGACCTACACCATTACTAGTGATAAAGCGCGCTTTGCTAAAGCCAAGGTACGTGAAATTCTCAAGCCCGCAGTCTTTAGAGCGCAACCGAAGTGTGCAGCGTTTGGCGTTTGTGGCGGCTGCACCATGCAGCACTTAGATATTCGGGCGCAAGTGGCAATGAAGCAGCGCGTGCTTGAAGATGACTTGCAGCACATAGCTAAAGTGACCCCAGAAGAAATTCTGCGTCCTATGGGTGGCCCTACCTGGGAGTATCGACATCGTGCACGTTTGAGCGCAGTCAATCGCTCGATTAAAAAAGGTACAGTCTTAATTGGATTTCATGAGGGTAAAAGTGGCTACGTAGCCGATATGCTTGCCTGCGAAATTTTGCCAAAGCATCTCTCTGATCTTTTGCCGGAGATGCGCAAATTGGTAATGGGCTTGTCGATTGTAGATCGTATGCCGCAAATCGAGATTGCCGTGGGTGAGCCAGAAGAGCCCAATTCTGAAGACCCCATAAAAGCAGCGCCCGTTACGGCTCTTGTATTTCGAAATCTCAAGCCCTTAACTAAAGCGGATGAGGATTTGCTACGGGCATTTGCTGACCGCCACAAGGTCTGGATTTGGTTGCAACCCAAAGGCATTGAAACGGTTGCGCCGTTTTATCCGGAGACTGGCAAGCTCTGCTATCGTCTGCCCGAGTTCGAAATCGAGATGCCGTTCAAACCAGCTGACTTTACGCAGGTTAATCACATGATGAATCGCTCGCTCGTCAGTAAAGCGATTCGTTTGCTAGAAGTAAAAGAGACTGACCGAGTGCTTGATTTATTTTGCGGCATTGGTAATTTCACCTTGCCGCTGGCACGTAAAGCAAAGCAAGTTTTAGGTATTGAGGGTTTGGCTACATTAACGACGCGTGCTAAAGCAAATGCGCAGCATAATGGCTTGGCAGATAAAGCTAGCTTCATGCAAAGCGATTTGTTTGAAGTGACTACAGAGACAATTGCTTCATGGGGCAAAGCCAATCGTTGGTTAATGGACCCCCCTAGAGAGGGTGCCATGGAAATCTGCAGGGCACTCGCAGAACTGCATGACCAGAAAAGCAATCTTTTGCCAGAACATATTGTCTATGTGTCTTGTAATCCCAAGACTCTAGCTAGAGATGCTGATATCTTGTGCCATCAGGCAGGCTACACCCTCAAGGGTGCAGGTATTGTGAATATGTTCCCACATACATCGCATGTGGAATCGATGGCGGTTTTTCACAAAAAATAG
- a CDS encoding 3'-5' exonuclease: protein MATVLVFDIETIPDVAGLRRVEDYPESMSDAEVAAKAMAARAEKTGSEFLPLFLQKVAAISCVIRRTTKEGAPQIKVGTLGTPEDDEKVIIQAFFDLVEKYTPQLVSWNGSGFDLPVLHYRALANHIQASRYWEMGESQEADSRDFKWNNYISRYHMRHLDMMDLLAKFNGRANAPLDGLAKLCGFPGKMGMDGSQVWPAYQEGKINDIRRYCETDVVNTYLMYCRFQLLRGGFTPEEYQEEIAFVKAYLEKEAKEPNGGQWQEYLKGFAPDA from the coding sequence ATGGCAACCGTTCTCGTCTTTGATATTGAAACTATTCCAGATGTAGCTGGTCTGCGTCGGGTCGAAGACTATCCCGAATCCATGAGTGACGCTGAAGTGGCTGCTAAGGCCATGGCAGCGCGCGCTGAGAAAACAGGCAGTGAGTTTCTTCCTCTGTTTTTGCAAAAAGTGGCGGCGATTTCTTGTGTCATTCGCAGAACCACTAAAGAAGGCGCACCTCAAATTAAAGTCGGTACGCTTGGCACACCAGAAGATGATGAGAAGGTGATTATTCAAGCCTTCTTCGATCTGGTTGAAAAGTACACCCCACAACTAGTTTCCTGGAATGGCAGTGGTTTTGATTTACCAGTACTGCACTACCGCGCTTTAGCCAATCACATTCAAGCATCACGCTATTGGGAGATGGGCGAGAGCCAAGAAGCCGATAGCCGTGACTTTAAGTGGAACAATTACATCAGTCGTTATCACATGCGCCATCTGGACATGATGGATTTGTTAGCTAAATTTAACGGTAGAGCCAACGCACCTTTGGATGGTTTAGCTAAGCTATGTGGTTTCCCCGGCAAGATGGGGATGGATGGCAGTCAAGTATGGCCAGCGTATCAAGAAGGCAAGATAAACGATATTCGTCGCTATTGCGAAACGGATGTGGTGAATACCTATTTGATGTACTGTCGCTTTCAGTTATTGCGTGGTGGATTTACTCCAGAAGAGTACCAAGAAGAAATCGCTTTTGTTAAAGCCTATTTAGAGAAAGAAGCCAAAGAGCCAAACGGCGGACAGTGGCAGGAGTATCTAAAAGGCTTCGCACCGGATGCGTAG
- a CDS encoding peptidoglycan DD-metalloendopeptidase family protein, which translates to MTLLFKAIFFLVLSTSILLVAGCSTPRTKPAGVIDRTSGSSSYEPAPPGYYRVKRGDTLARIALDHGQAPRDVAQWNKAENPNFNPDVIEVGDLVLIKSPANTKAVAAKPVDKKPSSSVIDKADAPTPVETTKPEIVAEPGIRLSWPAKGKVTGEFNETNKGIDIAGKVGEPVLAAADGKVVYAGNSLRGYGNLVIVKHDNTYLTAYAHNSKLLVKEGDSVRKGQKIAEMGDTDTNAPKLHFELRVNGKPVNPTPYLQ; encoded by the coding sequence ATGACCCTCCTATTTAAAGCAATTTTCTTTTTGGTTTTGTCTACTTCCATATTGTTAGTGGCAGGCTGTTCAACCCCTCGTACAAAACCAGCTGGCGTCATTGACCGTACCAGTGGATCTAGTTCATATGAGCCAGCACCTCCAGGTTACTACCGAGTGAAAAGAGGCGACACCTTGGCGCGCATTGCTCTAGATCATGGGCAGGCGCCGCGTGATGTGGCTCAGTGGAATAAAGCGGAGAATCCCAACTTTAATCCTGATGTCATTGAAGTCGGTGATTTAGTTTTGATTAAGTCACCAGCAAATACAAAAGCAGTTGCGGCAAAACCAGTAGATAAAAAACCTTCAAGTTCTGTGATAGATAAAGCGGATGCACCTACGCCAGTAGAGACGACTAAGCCTGAGATAGTTGCAGAGCCTGGTATTCGTTTGTCATGGCCAGCAAAAGGCAAAGTGACTGGTGAATTTAACGAAACCAACAAAGGTATTGATATTGCAGGTAAGGTTGGCGAACCAGTTCTGGCAGCAGCCGATGGCAAAGTCGTTTACGCTGGCAATAGCTTGCGTGGCTACGGTAATCTCGTGATTGTGAAACATGACAATACCTACCTGACTGCTTATGCTCATAACAGCAAGCTCTTGGTTAAAGAGGGTGATAGCGTGCGTAAAGGTCAGAAGATTGCAGAGATGGGCGATACCGATACCAATGCACCAAAACTCCACTTCGAGTTGCGCGTGAATGGCAAGCCAGTAAATCCAACGCCATACTTGCAGTAA
- the surE gene encoding 5'/3'-nucleotidase SurE, with protein MSIQPHILVSNDDGYLAPGLLALVNAVRPLGRITVIAPEQNHSGASNSLTLSRPLSIHRVAGGERDGFFFINGTPTDCVHVAMTGFLDEKPDLVISGINQGENMGEDVLYSGTVAAAIEGVMFGVPGIAFSQIDRGWNRIDDAAKAAHDIVAQMLVSNLSKNHTDGMASLLNVNIPNRPYEDLYRWRVTRLGNRHHSQPVVVQDSPRGDKIYWIGAAGHVKDNSEGTDFHAIDDGCISITPMQLDLTHHARLAAMRANGWDRG; from the coding sequence ATGTCTATACAGCCACACATTCTGGTGTCCAACGATGACGGCTACTTAGCGCCAGGACTGCTGGCGCTGGTGAATGCCGTGCGCCCCTTGGGTCGCATAACCGTGATTGCTCCAGAGCAAAACCATAGTGGCGCTTCAAACTCTTTAACACTCTCACGGCCGCTCTCGATTCATCGCGTTGCAGGAGGAGAGCGGGATGGGTTTTTCTTTATCAATGGCACACCCACCGATTGTGTGCACGTAGCTATGACAGGTTTCTTGGATGAGAAACCCGATCTCGTTATTTCTGGGATTAATCAGGGCGAGAACATGGGTGAGGATGTGCTCTATTCGGGCACAGTGGCCGCCGCCATTGAGGGTGTGATGTTTGGTGTTCCTGGCATTGCTTTTTCTCAAATCGATCGCGGCTGGAACCGAATTGACGATGCTGCTAAAGCGGCGCACGACATCGTGGCGCAAATGCTGGTATCCAACTTAAGTAAAAATCACACCGACGGTATGGCATCTTTACTGAATGTCAACATTCCAAATCGCCCATATGAGGACTTGTACCGTTGGCGCGTAACTCGTTTGGGTAATCGCCATCATTCACAACCAGTAGTTGTGCAAGATAGCCCACGTGGCGATAAGATTTATTGGATTGGTGCAGCAGGGCATGTCAAAGATAATTCCGAGGGTACGGACTTTCATGCGATTGACGATGGATGCATCTCCATCACGCCAATGCAATTAGATTTAACGCATCATGCGCGTTTGGCAGCGATGCGTGCAAACGGTTGGGACCGCGGTTGA
- a CDS encoding efflux RND transporter permease subunit, whose protein sequence is MSFVTSFIRGVLDKRVVILFAAAVLLVLGAFSLKQLPIQPYPGVAPLTIQAISQWPGRSTTEVEQQVTIPVENALAGIPGVKAFRSVSLFGLSVVTLKFNDNADPFKVRQIFITNLGNVAFPPGVSSSVSPDSDATGEILRYQVASDYASPTRLKTLQNYEIYKELKQTPGIADVSSFGGKVRQYQVIVSPESLQSKGVTIPQLIDALSKANDNTGGGVLPSGEQQFVVRGVGLLRNIDDIKQVVIAVNKGVPVRIGDVATVVIGNAPRLGMFQFDSNPDSVEGIVYLRRGENASEVLARVREKIDNINNHILPPGIQVKPFYDRQVLLDITVGTVKHTMFFGITMVLVLLYVFLGNLRAAAVVAAVIPLALCFSFIMMYLFNVPANLISLGAIDFGVIVDAAVIITENVMRHMEEGGKRVNQSIILATSEVQRAMIYSTSIIIVAYSPLFLMGGVEGIIFKPMAFTMGFALIASIVLSLTFLPASMSYVFGQNFHHAPPKFITWMLQHYRPLLRKWMDHPRHVIAISLFILGVTLLSAIRLGTAFLPTLEENNIWLRVVLPNTVDLNYSVEVANQLRETFLKQPELERVAVQIGRPDDGTDSTGVFNQEYGLYLKAPDQMPKGTTKHELIKHLQAELDKIPGVKYSFSQYIQDNVNEALSGVKGENSVKIFGSDLEVLAQKAHEVVNQLKKVRGIEDENILKELGQPTLNIQIDREQAARYGVNVSDIQTVVANSIGGAPVSNFLEEEKTFGIAVRLNEASRNDIPDVANLLIDTPNGQKVPLSMVAKVQLTDGPFFIYREAGKRYIAVIFSVRGRDLGSAVEDAKYLVQKNVALPTNYTIAWDGQFNQMKAAQQKLMVIIPLTLVAIFLLLVTALGNFRDAVIVLINVPFAAIGGIIALHLGGETLSISALFGFLSLFGIAIQDGVILISYINKTVAEEHGAMKDAMVDGAALRVRPVLMTAMLAGLGLLPAALSHSIGSEAQRPLALVIVGGMVTTTVLTLLVLPVIYAAMRSRGKHKPGLV, encoded by the coding sequence TTGAGTTTTGTTACCTCCTTCATTCGGGGAGTTTTAGACAAGCGCGTCGTGATTTTGTTCGCGGCGGCTGTGTTATTAGTTCTGGGCGCATTTAGTCTTAAGCAACTACCGATTCAGCCATACCCTGGTGTAGCACCATTAACGATTCAAGCGATCTCGCAATGGCCTGGTAGAAGTACGACTGAGGTAGAGCAACAAGTTACTATTCCGGTCGAGAATGCCTTGGCTGGTATTCCCGGGGTAAAGGCCTTTCGCTCTGTATCACTCTTTGGTTTATCGGTTGTCACCCTGAAATTTAATGACAACGCTGACCCATTTAAAGTTCGCCAAATCTTCATCACCAATTTAGGTAATGTGGCATTCCCACCGGGCGTGAGTTCTAGTGTGAGCCCAGACTCAGATGCAACCGGCGAGATCTTGCGTTACCAAGTAGCTTCTGACTATGCTTCGCCTACACGCTTAAAGACCTTACAAAACTACGAAATCTATAAAGAACTGAAGCAAACCCCAGGGATTGCCGACGTCTCTTCATTTGGCGGCAAGGTACGTCAATACCAAGTGATTGTGAGTCCTGAGAGCTTGCAATCCAAAGGGGTAACCATTCCGCAGTTAATCGATGCTTTATCTAAAGCCAATGACAATACTGGTGGTGGCGTATTGCCAAGCGGTGAGCAACAGTTCGTTGTGCGTGGCGTTGGTCTATTGCGCAATATCGATGACATTAAGCAGGTAGTAATTGCAGTTAACAAGGGTGTGCCTGTCCGTATTGGTGATGTGGCAACCGTGGTGATTGGCAATGCACCTCGCTTAGGCATGTTCCAGTTTGATAGCAATCCAGATTCAGTTGAAGGGATTGTGTATTTGCGTCGTGGCGAGAATGCATCTGAAGTATTGGCTCGCGTCCGCGAAAAGATCGACAACATCAACAACCACATCTTGCCACCGGGTATTCAGGTAAAGCCTTTCTATGATCGTCAGGTCTTATTAGATATCACCGTGGGCACAGTAAAGCACACCATGTTCTTTGGTATCACCATGGTCTTGGTCTTGCTCTATGTGTTCTTGGGTAATTTGCGTGCAGCAGCAGTGGTAGCGGCAGTCATTCCGCTGGCACTTTGCTTCTCATTCATCATGATGTACCTCTTTAATGTGCCCGCGAATTTGATTTCTCTTGGTGCAATTGACTTCGGCGTCATCGTCGATGCTGCGGTCATCATTACTGAGAACGTCATGCGCCATATGGAAGAGGGCGGTAAGCGCGTTAATCAAAGCATAATTCTGGCAACCAGTGAAGTACAGCGTGCCATGATCTATTCAACTAGCATCATCATTGTGGCGTACTCCCCGCTATTTTTGATGGGCGGTGTTGAAGGCATCATCTTCAAACCGATGGCATTTACCATGGGCTTTGCGCTGATTGCCTCCATTGTCTTGAGTTTGACTTTCTTGCCGGCCTCGATGTCCTATGTCTTTGGTCAGAACTTTCATCACGCGCCGCCTAAATTTATTACCTGGATGTTGCAGCATTACCGTCCATTATTGCGTAAATGGATGGATCATCCACGCCATGTGATTGCGATTTCTTTATTTATTTTGGGCGTGACATTGCTTAGCGCAATTCGCTTAGGTACTGCCTTCTTGCCAACCTTGGAAGAAAACAATATTTGGCTACGTGTAGTGCTGCCTAATACAGTGGATTTGAACTACTCCGTTGAAGTGGCCAATCAATTGCGTGAGACTTTCTTAAAACAGCCTGAGCTAGAGCGCGTCGCCGTACAGATTGGTCGTCCGGATGATGGCACCGATTCCACAGGCGTATTTAATCAAGAGTACGGCCTGTATCTCAAAGCGCCTGACCAAATGCCTAAGGGCACGACGAAGCACGAGTTGATTAAGCATTTGCAAGCAGAGCTCGATAAGATTCCGGGCGTCAAATATAGCTTCTCGCAATACATCCAAGATAACGTGAATGAAGCCTTATCTGGGGTAAAGGGTGAGAACTCAGTCAAGATTTTTGGATCGGACTTAGAAGTACTTGCACAAAAGGCGCATGAAGTTGTTAATCAGCTTAAAAAAGTTCGCGGCATTGAAGATGAGAACATTCTCAAAGAGTTGGGACAACCCACTTTAAATATTCAGATTGACCGCGAGCAAGCAGCGCGTTACGGCGTGAATGTAAGTGATATTCAAACTGTAGTTGCGAACTCCATTGGGGGCGCCCCAGTGTCTAACTTCTTAGAAGAAGAGAAGACCTTTGGTATTGCTGTGCGCCTCAATGAAGCGAGTCGTAACGACATACCAGATGTAGCTAATTTACTGATTGATACGCCTAATGGCCAGAAGGTACCTTTGAGTATGGTGGCCAAAGTGCAATTAACAGATGGCCCATTCTTCATCTATCGTGAAGCCGGCAAGCGTTACATCGCGGTCATCTTTAGCGTACGTGGCCGCGACCTAGGTAGTGCAGTTGAAGATGCGAAGTATTTAGTGCAAAAGAACGTTGCCTTACCAACCAATTACACCATTGCTTGGGATGGTCAATTTAATCAGATGAAGGCTGCTCAGCAAAAGCTGATGGTCATCATTCCATTGACACTTGTGGCAATTTTCTTATTGCTGGTAACTGCTTTGGGTAACTTCCGTGATGCGGTGATTGTCTTGATTAACGTTCCATTCGCAGCCATTGGCGGCATCATTGCCTTGCATCTGGGTGGCGAGACCTTAAGTATTTCTGCTCTGTTTGGTTTCTTATCCTTGTTTGGTATTGCGATTCAGGATGGCGTCATTTTGATTTCGTATATCAATAAGACTGTCGCCGAAGAACATGGCGCCATGAAAGATGCCATGGTGGATGGTGCGGCATTACGTGTTCGCCCAGTGTTGATGACAGCGATGTTGGCAGGCTTGGGTCTATTGCCAGCGGCACTTTCCCATTCGATCGGTTCAGAAGCGCAACGCCCACTGGCATTGGTCATTGTGGGAGGCATGGTGACCACCACCGTTCTGACACTTTTAGTGTTGCCGGTGATTTATGCTGCTATGAGATCGCGCGGTAAGCATAAGCCTGGATTGGTATAA
- a CDS encoding efflux RND transporter periplasmic adaptor subunit, producing the protein MKDKLIHLYKRTIAELQKLQAKLSARIAANTNEIHRSYWALPPETRARLRLVIICTSILMLGIVIGLFVNVNRPVKLEKSDKVLKVESTGAMELQLPGVELNPNIYVFQDATLVTVPVELKVPGRLAFNAEKSKVLSARAPGRVERIYAFDGAAVEVGSPVIELYSPEFISAQQEYLLSSKTAKVLEGNKTMSDLLGDAQITQQAAANRMRNLGAGDGDIKALERSGKTQSNLVMRSPLQGVVVKRAVEPGSIVNAGDVLVTLANPKELWFLGNIFEQDIRKIQKNQTMILRTESYPDKEFVATANYIAPTIDPETHALLIRCDVENPDGLLRPDMYVSARLKTAESEAIVVPQSAIVRVREMRYAIIKNGKDSYRRFVVKGYDLDGKRFAVTEGLEPGMKVLTDGAVLLNDRFAKQEE; encoded by the coding sequence TTGAAGGACAAACTCATTCACCTCTATAAGCGGACGATCGCAGAGCTGCAAAAGCTGCAGGCTAAGCTTTCTGCTCGTATTGCTGCTAATACCAATGAGATTCATCGGTCATACTGGGCTTTACCTCCAGAGACTCGTGCACGTTTGCGCTTGGTGATTATTTGCACTTCTATTTTGATGCTCGGGATTGTGATTGGTTTGTTCGTGAACGTGAATCGCCCAGTGAAGTTGGAGAAGAGCGACAAAGTATTAAAAGTAGAAAGTACGGGTGCAATGGAGCTGCAGCTTCCTGGCGTTGAACTGAACCCCAATATCTATGTTTTCCAAGATGCCACTCTAGTGACTGTGCCAGTTGAGTTAAAAGTACCAGGGCGTTTGGCATTTAATGCAGAAAAATCTAAAGTGTTATCTGCCAGAGCGCCAGGTAGGGTAGAGCGTATCTATGCCTTTGATGGTGCTGCGGTTGAAGTAGGCTCTCCAGTTATCGAGCTTTACAGCCCAGAATTTATTTCTGCACAGCAAGAGTATTTGCTTTCCTCTAAAACTGCCAAAGTGTTAGAGGGCAATAAAACGATGAGCGACCTTTTGGGTGATGCGCAAATTACTCAGCAGGCTGCCGCCAACCGGATGCGCAACTTAGGCGCGGGTGATGGCGATATCAAAGCACTAGAGAGAAGCGGTAAAACCCAAAGCAATTTGGTGATGCGTTCACCACTACAAGGCGTTGTGGTCAAGCGTGCTGTAGAGCCAGGATCAATTGTGAATGCCGGTGATGTGCTAGTAACTTTGGCAAATCCAAAAGAACTGTGGTTCTTGGGCAATATCTTCGAACAAGATATTCGTAAGATTCAAAAAAACCAGACCATGATTCTGCGCACTGAGTCTTATCCTGATAAAGAGTTTGTGGCAACGGCTAATTACATTGCACCAACCATTGATCCAGAGACTCATGCTTTGCTCATTCGTTGCGATGTAGAGAATCCTGATGGTCTATTGCGTCCTGATATGTATGTCAGTGCGCGTTTGAAGACCGCAGAATCAGAAGCAATTGTTGTGCCGCAATCTGCGATTGTGAGGGTGCGTGAGATGCGCTACGCTATTATCAAAAATGGCAAAGATTCTTACAGGCGATTTGTTGTTAAAGGTTATGACCTCGATGGCAAACGCTTTGCTGTTACTGAAGGTCTTGAGCCTGGCATGAAGGTGCTCACTGATGGCGCGGTCTTGTTGAATGACCGTTTTGCCAAGCAGGAGGAATAA
- a CDS encoding TolC family protein has product MLIFGTRTIRQISPHGVALFISAMALASPSFLCSSALAQATSNLVTQSDGEGSSSVEAGTVTLPIAPSANTLGSTEKLGASVTVVTSNEVSTDLSAPPSIGAQLSAQNSPIEKPLKASELSAPVTKANASKSYVKSAPSGPTQMDLRQLWDELKLNNPQLASLREAYLSAKATVPQIAAPANPQVGLVWSGMPVNSPFALGGANQPVPGYPNGISSNNSISVAQPLQFPGKKSLAADIADTNAEALLAQSESTYLQLGAQLSTLYYNTLATQKQLQVLKESVVRLEMIKNVAKARYSNNAAAYVEYLNAQVAQSAAEADQFNLERQLEVGIKNINTLIGRHSREKLILKGDSRRSMAPVPTLVELEDYAESSHPSLKSSALQLDAARKGVTLAKKAYLPDFQVIGSSYTPRGPFSANNGALFYQFELDLIIPLYFFTKEKYGVEQAMRNQASAEASEISNRQQVVLAVNSAYAAYQQAKTATTFLKNRQVPQADAAYKVGLIQYSNNGQGFNDLLTAQTQLRNLEVQLALAEANLLQAQATLMVTAGKEPF; this is encoded by the coding sequence TTGTTGATTTTCGGCACACGCACAATTCGTCAAATTTCACCACACGGTGTTGCGTTGTTTATCAGTGCAATGGCACTAGCCTCCCCATCTTTTTTGTGTTCAAGCGCGCTTGCTCAAGCAACCAGTAATTTAGTTACCCAAAGTGATGGCGAGGGGTCAAGTTCAGTAGAGGCTGGCACAGTGACATTGCCGATAGCTCCTAGTGCAAATACATTAGGTTCTACTGAAAAGTTAGGAGCTAGTGTCACGGTGGTGACAAGTAATGAAGTTTCAACGGATTTATCTGCGCCACCTTCGATTGGCGCGCAGCTCAGTGCGCAAAATAGCCCAATAGAAAAACCATTAAAGGCGTCAGAATTGTCTGCGCCGGTAACGAAGGCAAATGCGTCAAAGAGTTATGTCAAGAGTGCGCCATCTGGCCCAACGCAAATGGATCTGCGCCAACTTTGGGATGAGCTTAAGCTCAATAACCCACAGTTAGCCTCTCTGCGCGAGGCTTACTTATCCGCCAAAGCAACCGTGCCCCAAATTGCTGCTCCAGCAAATCCACAGGTCGGGTTGGTGTGGTCAGGTATGCCAGTGAATTCCCCATTTGCTTTGGGTGGCGCTAATCAACCGGTGCCAGGTTACCCCAATGGTATTAGTAGTAACAACTCAATTTCGGTAGCTCAGCCACTTCAATTTCCGGGCAAGAAGAGCTTGGCTGCTGATATTGCCGACACCAATGCAGAAGCATTGTTAGCTCAATCTGAATCGACTTACTTGCAGTTGGGTGCGCAGCTCTCAACCCTGTACTACAACACCTTAGCAACCCAAAAACAATTACAGGTTCTCAAAGAATCCGTAGTGCGCCTCGAGATGATTAAGAACGTAGCCAAGGCGCGTTATTCCAATAACGCTGCCGCTTATGTTGAGTATCTCAATGCGCAAGTAGCGCAAAGTGCGGCAGAGGCCGATCAATTTAATTTAGAGCGTCAACTCGAAGTAGGCATTAAGAACATTAATACTTTGATTGGTCGTCACTCGAGAGAAAAACTGATTCTCAAAGGCGATAGTCGTCGTTCAATGGCACCAGTTCCGACACTGGTGGAGTTGGAAGATTACGCTGAATCGAGTCACCCAAGCCTAAAGAGTTCTGCATTGCAACTCGATGCAGCGCGTAAAGGCGTGACCCTAGCCAAGAAAGCGTACTTGCCAGACTTTCAGGTGATTGGTTCTTCATACACACCACGCGGCCCATTCTCAGCAAACAATGGCGCCTTGTTCTATCAGTTTGAATTAGATCTCATCATTCCGCTGTATTTCTTTACCAAAGAAAAATACGGCGTAGAGCAGGCGATGCGTAATCAAGCTTCTGCTGAGGCAAGCGAGATTTCCAATCGCCAGCAGGTCGTATTGGCAGTGAACTCGGCTTATGCCGCTTATCAGCAAGCCAAAACAGCGACTACCTTCTTAAAGAATCGCCAAGTACCCCAAGCAGATGCTGCATACAAGGTAGGATTGATTCAGTATTCCAATAATGGTCAGGGCTTTAATGATTTGTTGACAGCCCAAACACAGTTGCGTAATTTGGAGGTGCAATTGGCCTTAGCCGAAGCAAACCTTCTACAGGCACAAGCCACGTTAATGGTGACTGCTGGAAAAGAACCTTTTTAA